One window from the genome of bacterium encodes:
- the rpmB gene encoding 50S ribosomal protein L28: MPKKCVICGKSVRTGSNISHSHHKTRRKFRPNLQKVNIILNGKKKKAYVCTQCITAGKVAKSA, translated from the coding sequence TTGCCTAAGAAATGTGTAATCTGCGGTAAATCTGTGCGTACCGGTTCCAACATCAGTCACTCCCACCACAAAACAAGACGGAAATTTAGACCCAATTTGCAAAAAGTGAACATAATTCTAAATGGAAAAAAAAAGAAAGCCTACGTATGTACCCAATGCATTACTGCAGGTAAAGTCGCAAAATCCGCCTGA
- the recG gene encoding ATP-dependent DNA helicase RecG codes for MKKPACTAFIMKDLNMSVQFLKGVGPERARILKKIGIETVGDLITYFPFRHEDRSHLKLFAQITPGEEATVLAVVSEHKITFTRGGRPLLKILLEDGSGKATMVCFNQLYLKDSLPPGTSVVLHGKFERTFRDLQITNFTYEKLAGEEDDLIHTKRIVPIYQVTSKLNLRFLRTLIKRALDSYLSYLRETLSETILREYNLMLYQQAVYNIHFPSTREKGEDARRRLIFEEFFFWELAMALRRRQVKVINKNRKYQLRKNLLTAFKEKLPFDFTSAQKRVIREIFNDLMSPKPMNRLLQGDVGSGKTVVALAAILLVVENGYQAAVMAPTEILAEQHYLTLRQMLEGLQVKVELATGKMGQKKKREVYQRIVRGESQIIIGTHALIEEGVKFSNLALAVIDEQHKFGVVQRARLRKKGENLDILVMTATPIPRTLTLTVYGDLDVSIIDQLPPGRRKVLTQRLSEEEAYQMVIDGVRKGQQAYIVYPIINESDKLELRAAVKMAERLMATVFKDLRVGLLHGQMKSDEKEQVMMKFLNREFDILITTTIIEVGIDVANACLMVIEHSERFGLATLHQLRGRVGRGTEQSLCILLGQTKTEEAKKRAQIMLETNDGFRIAEEDLRLRGGGEFFGTQQHGLPEFKIGNIVFDQRELELARQAAFHLISRDPVLTLPENGVIKQKFREKFKEKFGLASVG; via the coding sequence ATGAAAAAGCCCGCATGCACGGCATTTATCATGAAAGATTTGAATATGTCTGTTCAGTTCTTAAAGGGTGTGGGCCCCGAAAGAGCAAGAATATTGAAGAAGATTGGCATTGAGACAGTAGGAGACCTCATTACTTATTTTCCTTTCCGGCATGAAGATCGCTCCCATTTGAAGCTCTTTGCACAAATCACCCCTGGAGAAGAAGCCACTGTCCTGGCAGTAGTTAGTGAGCATAAGATTACATTTACCAGAGGTGGAAGGCCCCTTCTGAAAATTCTCCTTGAAGACGGCAGTGGCAAGGCAACGATGGTCTGCTTTAACCAGCTCTACTTGAAAGATTCCCTGCCTCCCGGCACTTCAGTTGTTCTACACGGTAAATTTGAACGCACCTTTCGCGATTTACAGATTACCAATTTTACCTACGAGAAACTGGCAGGAGAAGAAGACGACTTAATTCACACTAAGAGAATTGTTCCCATATATCAAGTTACCTCAAAGTTAAATTTACGTTTCTTAAGGACACTGATTAAGAGAGCGCTCGATTCATACCTTTCCTATTTAAGAGAGACTCTGTCCGAAACTATCCTCAGAGAATATAACCTGATGCTTTATCAACAAGCTGTGTATAATATACACTTTCCCTCCACCCGGGAGAAGGGAGAGGATGCCCGGAGAAGACTTATATTCGAGGAGTTTTTCTTCTGGGAATTGGCTATGGCATTAAGAAGGCGACAGGTGAAGGTTATAAACAAGAATAGGAAATATCAGTTGAGAAAAAATCTTTTAACAGCCTTCAAAGAGAAACTACCTTTCGATTTTACTTCTGCTCAGAAAAGAGTAATCAGAGAAATTTTTAATGACCTTATGTCACCCAAGCCAATGAATAGGCTCCTCCAGGGAGATGTGGGAAGTGGTAAGACAGTAGTGGCTCTGGCAGCTATCCTCTTAGTTGTGGAGAATGGCTATCAAGCTGCAGTGATGGCTCCTACTGAAATTCTGGCTGAACAACATTATCTGACTTTGCGTCAGATGCTGGAAGGTTTACAAGTCAAAGTGGAATTGGCTACAGGGAAAATGGGACAGAAGAAGAAGAGAGAGGTTTACCAGAGAATTGTCCGGGGAGAATCTCAGATAATTATCGGCACGCACGCATTAATTGAGGAGGGGGTCAAATTTTCCAATTTAGCTCTGGCGGTCATTGACGAACAGCATAAGTTTGGAGTTGTGCAGAGGGCGAGGTTGAGGAAGAAGGGGGAAAACCTGGATATCCTGGTAATGACAGCCACGCCAATACCTCGCACACTAACCTTAACAGTTTACGGAGACCTGGACGTTTCTATAATCGATCAATTACCTCCGGGAAGGAGAAAAGTCCTCACCCAGAGGCTTTCTGAGGAAGAAGCTTATCAGATGGTTATTGATGGGGTAAGAAAGGGACAGCAGGCTTACATTGTCTATCCCATAATTAATGAATCGGATAAGTTGGAATTACGCGCTGCAGTGAAAATGGCAGAGAGACTGATGGCTACTGTGTTTAAAGATTTGAGAGTTGGTCTCCTGCACGGACAGATGAAAAGTGACGAGAAAGAACAGGTGATGATGAAATTTTTGAACAGGGAATTTGATATTTTAATTACTACCACTATAATTGAGGTAGGTATCGATGTGGCCAATGCCTGTTTGATGGTTATTGAGCACAGTGAAAGGTTTGGGTTGGCTACTCTACACCAATTACGGGGGAGGGTGGGGAGAGGCACTGAACAGTCCCTTTGCATTTTACTCGGACAAACTAAGACGGAGGAAGCAAAAAAGAGAGCACAGATTATGTTGGAAACTAACGATGGATTTCGCATTGCCGAAGAGGACTTGAGATTACGCGGTGGTGGGGAATTCTTTGGCACTCAACAGCACGGACTTCCTGAATTTAAAATTGGTAACATTGTTTTTGACCAGCGTGAATTAGAACTGGCACGCCAGGCAGCCTTTCATCTGATTAGTAGAGACCCTGTTCTAACTCTTCCGGAAAACGGAGTAATTAAGCAAAAGTTTAGAGAGAAATTTAAAGAAAAATTCGGCCTGGCAAGTGTGGGATAA
- the coaD gene encoding pantetheine-phosphate adenylyltransferase — protein MKKKGIAVYPGSFDPVTNGHIDVIKRAVRLFDRVIVAVIENPTKKTLFSVDERMEMLRAVTRGLSGVVVSHFDRLLVDYMKKKRANIILRGLRAVSDFEYEFQMALTNRKLAPDIETVFLMPAEAYTYLSSSIVKEVVRLNGSVKGFVPRQIEARLRRKLLTK, from the coding sequence ATGAAAAAGAAGGGAATTGCTGTTTATCCAGGGAGTTTTGATCCGGTTACCAATGGACACATCGACGTAATAAAAAGGGCAGTTCGGTTATTTGACCGGGTAATAGTAGCAGTGATTGAAAATCCCACTAAGAAGACACTATTTTCAGTGGATGAACGAATGGAGATGCTGAGAGCTGTAACCAGAGGACTCTCAGGAGTGGTGGTCTCCCATTTCGATAGGTTATTAGTCGACTACATGAAGAAGAAGAGAGCAAACATTATCCTCAGGGGACTACGGGCAGTGTCTGACTTTGAATACGAGTTTCAAATGGCATTAACCAACCGCAAGTTAGCACCAGACATAGAAACAGTGTTCCTTATGCCGGCAGAGGCGTATACTTATTTGAGTTCAAGTATAGTCAAAGAAGTAGTTAGACTGAATGGCAGTGTAAAGGGATTCGTTCCTCGACAAATTGAGGCACGCTTGAGAAGAAAGCTGTTGACAAAGTGA
- the pilB gene encoding type IV-A pilus assembly ATPase PilB, producing MAKGPAIKKKLGDLLVEVGIITAEQLQEALEEGKIRGGRLGETLMELGYITEDVLLAFLGKQCGVSYVSLSEYGEIDDEVIKSVPESIARHQTLIPIALEGKTLIIAMSDPLNVFAIDDLRLMTGREISVVIASETEIKSAIEKYYGAKSSMEDIVKEMELSVKDEGNVEVVKKTDTGGDDIIALEAAGEEAPIIKIVNLLLTAAVKSGASDVHIEPYEKTLRVRYRIDGVLHEVSSPPKKLQNAVVSRLKIMASLDIAERRLPQDGRIKIRAVNKEIDLRVSVLPTSFGEKVVMRILDASSLCLDLTKLGFEPDALSIYKKNIEVPYGIILVTGPTGSGKSTTLYSTLSTLNYPDRNIITIEDPVEYVLQGINQVQAKADIGLTFAAGLRSFLRQDPDIIMVGEIRDTETAEIAINAALTGHLVFSTLHTNDAPGAMTRLNNMGIEPFLTTSTVIMVVAQRLIRVICKHCKESYEVPTDFLSSIGVKEEEIKSKKKVTLYRGKGCDNCSNTGYRGRIACFEVMEISDDVKDLVLNRESTHLIKSKARKNGMLTLREGSIRKLLTGVTTVEEVMRVTFADVE from the coding sequence ATGGCTAAGGGTCCGGCAATAAAAAAGAAATTAGGTGACTTATTAGTAGAAGTAGGGATAATTACCGCCGAACAATTGCAAGAAGCTTTAGAGGAAGGAAAAATCAGGGGAGGCAGGCTGGGCGAGACTCTCATGGAATTGGGCTATATTACTGAGGATGTTTTATTAGCTTTTCTGGGTAAACAGTGCGGTGTATCTTACGTTAGCCTATCCGAATATGGAGAGATTGACGATGAAGTCATTAAGAGTGTCCCCGAGAGCATTGCCAGGCATCAGACCCTAATTCCCATTGCCCTGGAGGGGAAGACCCTCATCATAGCTATGAGTGACCCCTTAAATGTTTTTGCCATTGACGATCTGAGACTAATGACCGGGAGAGAAATTAGCGTAGTGATTGCATCAGAAACTGAGATTAAGAGTGCTATTGAGAAGTATTATGGAGCTAAAAGCTCTATGGAAGATATCGTGAAAGAGATGGAACTCTCAGTAAAAGATGAGGGAAATGTAGAGGTAGTAAAAAAGACCGATACCGGAGGAGATGATATAATTGCTCTGGAGGCAGCTGGAGAAGAGGCGCCAATAATTAAGATTGTTAATCTTCTGTTGACTGCAGCTGTCAAATCAGGAGCTTCGGACGTCCATATCGAGCCTTATGAGAAGACCCTCAGGGTGCGTTATCGAATCGATGGGGTTTTACACGAAGTCTCTTCTCCGCCTAAAAAATTGCAGAATGCGGTTGTTTCCCGGTTAAAGATTATGGCTTCACTGGACATTGCTGAGCGTCGCTTGCCCCAGGATGGTAGAATTAAGATTAGAGCGGTAAATAAAGAAATTGACCTGAGGGTTTCTGTTCTACCTACCTCCTTTGGTGAGAAAGTGGTTATGCGTATTCTGGATGCTTCTTCTTTGTGTCTCGATTTGACTAAGCTGGGATTTGAACCAGATGCTCTTTCCATTTATAAGAAAAATATCGAAGTGCCTTATGGAATCATCCTGGTTACAGGACCAACTGGTTCTGGTAAATCTACCACTCTCTATTCTACCTTAAGCACTCTTAATTATCCTGACCGTAATATCATTACTATAGAAGACCCTGTTGAATATGTCCTGCAAGGTATCAACCAGGTGCAGGCAAAAGCAGACATTGGTTTAACTTTTGCTGCAGGGCTTAGGTCATTTTTGCGTCAGGACCCGGATATAATTATGGTTGGTGAAATCAGAGATACTGAGACTGCTGAGATTGCTATTAATGCCGCACTAACAGGACACTTAGTATTTTCAACTCTGCACACCAACGATGCTCCAGGTGCTATGACCCGTTTGAATAATATGGGTATTGAACCCTTCCTGACCACTTCCACAGTAATTATGGTTGTTGCTCAAAGATTAATTAGAGTAATCTGTAAACATTGTAAAGAGTCCTATGAGGTTCCCACCGATTTCCTTTCAAGTATTGGAGTTAAAGAGGAAGAGATAAAAAGTAAAAAGAAAGTGACGCTCTATCGGGGCAAGGGATGCGATAACTGCAGTAACACCGGTTACCGGGGACGAATAGCGTGCTTTGAAGTCATGGAAATTAGTGATGATGTAAAGGATCTTGTCTTAAACAGGGAATCCACGCATTTAATCAAGTCAAAAGCGAGAAAGAATGGCATGCTAACTTTGCGAGAGGGTTCCATCAGGAAACTTTTGACAGGCGTAACCACAGTTGAAGAGGTAATGAGGGTTACCTTTGCTGATGTGGAATAA
- a CDS encoding type IV pilus twitching motility protein PilT, which produces MISIDELLQLMMEKGASDLHLTVDVPPTLRIDGELVPTEYEKLQEDQCQRLVYSLLTDKHKERFESTNELDLSFGIKNVGRVRMNVFRQRGVVAASLRAIPNYFMTFEELGLPLAVFDAVKLPVGLVLVTGPTGCGKTTTLASMMNYINEHRSGHIVTVEDPIEYVHPHKNCIVSQREIGSDTSSFGLALKHLFRQDPNFILVGEMRDLETISSTLTIAETGHLVFATLHTTDATQSINRIIDVFPPYQQPQIRSQLSFVLQAVFCQRLLPRASGKGRCLAVEVLRVTPGIRNMIREEKTEQIPSAMQAGGKFGMQTMNWSLYDLYTRRQITYAQALAESPDVDDLKRICKKEEGVVAGMKNKGLR; this is translated from the coding sequence ATGATATCTATTGATGAATTACTTCAATTAATGATGGAGAAGGGAGCATCTGATTTACACTTAACAGTAGATGTTCCACCTACTTTGAGGATTGACGGAGAACTTGTCCCCACAGAATATGAGAAGCTTCAGGAAGACCAATGTCAAAGATTAGTCTATAGCCTGTTAACCGATAAACATAAAGAGAGATTTGAATCTACAAACGAGCTTGACCTGTCCTTTGGAATCAAAAACGTAGGACGTGTTCGAATGAACGTGTTCAGGCAACGAGGGGTAGTGGCAGCATCTCTGAGAGCAATACCCAACTATTTTATGACTTTCGAGGAACTGGGACTGCCGTTAGCAGTTTTTGATGCGGTTAAATTGCCTGTCGGCTTGGTGTTAGTAACGGGGCCCACTGGCTGTGGTAAGACGACAACCCTTGCTTCAATGATGAATTACATTAATGAGCATCGCAGTGGACACATTGTTACAGTTGAGGATCCCATCGAGTACGTTCATCCCCACAAGAATTGTATAGTTAGCCAGAGAGAGATAGGTAGTGATACTTCCTCCTTTGGCCTGGCGCTAAAGCATTTATTTCGTCAAGACCCAAATTTCATCCTGGTCGGCGAAATGCGCGACCTGGAAACTATCTCTTCTACGCTAACAATCGCTGAGACAGGCCATCTGGTATTTGCCACTCTGCACACAACAGATGCCACCCAATCAATTAATAGAATCATAGATGTTTTTCCCCCATACCAGCAACCGCAAATTCGTTCTCAGTTATCGTTTGTCTTGCAAGCGGTTTTCTGTCAGAGATTACTTCCCAGGGCAAGTGGCAAAGGGAGATGTCTGGCAGTGGAAGTTTTAAGGGTTACTCCGGGTATCAGGAATATGATCAGGGAAGAGAAGACGGAGCAGATTCCTTCAGCTATGCAGGCAGGAGGAAAATTCGGAATGCAGACAATGAACTGGAGCCTCTACGACCTTTACACGCGTAGACAAATTACTTATGCCCAGGCATTGGCAGAGAGCCCGGATGTCGATGATTTAAAGAGAATCTGCAAGAAGGAAGAGGGTGTAGTGGCGGGGATGAAAAATAAAGGGTTGAGGTGA